In a single window of the Silurus meridionalis isolate SWU-2019-XX chromosome 8, ASM1480568v1, whole genome shotgun sequence genome:
- the vax1 gene encoding ventral anterior homeobox 1, translating to MNMDVRYSQEPEVGMVLKNGLKESKEVKDAQGSLSKTLLKEPQDSFSSSGAMENCEKGRTSAGDPDYCRRILVRDAKGSIREIILPKGLDLDRPKRTRTSFTAEQLYRLEMEFQRCQYVVGRERTELARQLNLSETQVKVWFQNRRTKQKKDQGKDAELRSAAHSETAATCSVLRLLEQGRLLTPPGMPGLLPHCASSSLGIAANGGSSSSSGTSSATASRSPPLPAMSSSSTLTSAHHGLFSFPMPTLLGAVASRISSAPLGMAGSLAGNLQELSARYLSSSAFEPYSRTNGKEDKKVLE from the exons ATGAACATGGATGTCCGTTACAGCCAGGAGCCGGAAGTGGGGATGGTTCTGAAGAACGGCCTGAAGGAAAGCAAGGAGGTGAAAGACGCCCAGGGGAGCCTTTCCAAAACACTCCTGAAGGAACCCCAGGACTCCTTCTCCTCATCCGGAGCCATGGAAAATTGTGAAAAGGGGCGCACGAGCGCCGGAGATCCTGACTACTGCAGACGGATTCTGGTTCGAG atgccaAAGGCTCAATCAGAGAGATCATTCTGCCTAAAGGTCTGGATCTGGACCGGCCGAAGCGAACCAGGACCTCGTTCACGGCTGAGCAGCTCTACCGGCTCGAGATGGAGTTCCAGAGATGCCAGTATGTCGTGGGCAGAGAGAGAACTGAACTTGCTCGGCAGCTCAACCTGTCTGAaactcag GTTAAAGTGTGGTTCCAGAATCGGCGTACGAAGCAGAAGAAGGACCAGGGGAAGGATGCGGAGCTGCGCTCGGCTGCGCACTCGGAGACGGCGGCCACGTGCAGCGTGCTGCGTCTGCTGGAACAAGGCCGTTTGCTAACGCCACCCGGTATGCCCGGCCTGCTGCCCCACTGCGCCAGCTCCTCGCTGGGCATCGCTGCTAACGGAGGGTCCTCCTCCAGCAGCGGCACGAGCTCAGCCACAGCTTCCAGAAGCCCTCCACTGCCCGCCATGTCCAGCTCAAGCACGCTAACCAGCGCTCATCACGGGCTCTTCAGCTTCCCTATGCCCACGCTGCTGGGAGCCGTGGCATCGCGGATCTCCTCCGCGCCGCTAGGCATGGCCGGCTCGCTCGCCGGGAACCTGCAGGAACTCTCAGCCCGCTACCTGAGCTCCTCGGCCTTCGAGCCGTACTCGCGGACCAACGGCAAAGAGGACAAGAAAGTTTTGGAataa